The Calliphora vicina chromosome 3, idCalVici1.1, whole genome shotgun sequence genome contains a region encoding:
- the sti gene encoding citron Rho-interacting kinase translates to MAQLRDAISVRTTRLNNVLLGGGRSYGVSAALAETMTRESLLDAFSLLYQECDKDTLRKRDKNIAEFVNKYRSIMEETSRLRVNVEDFSVRTLIGKGYFGNVHLVVERLTGDVYAMKKIKKSVVTTSQVKEERDIMSKRCSEWITNLQYAFQDNEHLYLIMEYLPGGDLLSLMSRHGPFDEPWTRFYLAELTLAIHALHEMGYVHRDIKPENILIDRFGHIKLADFGNAAALDRDGHVFSLSPVGTPDYIAPELLQTISTYKLTKNMHDVSCDYWSMGIIGYELICETTPFHEDNVHETYSKILSHCEESSLKELISFPTDIKISNNFRNLIESLVTNPSNRLNYEAIRKHPFFKNIKWEKLRSEVPPIIPKLQGNDDTSNFEDVQRKKTKAAGPNAKKSLSTLMGSNEFCGKDLPFIGYSFVHMERNEVEAGAVEDARFTKVNNKLKELQQKHKERLGEITQLKHELLRAELTAKQSNTQSRILQDAKDEITKMKNVIKEKNMELANCRTQIKTLQSSLKIEQEMWEKKETTITDLLRMNRQKYEDAKNATESRYEKRISEKKAEVNAINKKLDERDAELSAKVEECAHLQEKMENYKDMLKQQKEQAQRDLDEFEKNKTHLVDIYEQKLIELRNKLRYEKDHKSRLTMELRDVRSELDDSIISTKSTEEAKQATAKNTDEILKRLNDEIKANNELHKQNTEYQQKYSDVQKQVETLQQDVNRLERELQVAECSKNLAESNLATHTSPYETAPGSLTDIRVMEEQLRADLETAKENENTQKARADKLQNIVAKLEEMLERFNEHSLSPCKPLPAPRNGHGQVQSVGDMLEKQNEKLEDKLAAVREQMIVERQSARSANLALWKAEKQLEEVLSEKKMTQRRMELTEERIKKMQAEKEEALRYGKLTEEAKKQKEERIEEMRQEIIALKADVNKEHRMWERAEQERMKCKSEIIEHISSCKKLEDRLTEARQKLQQCQQKCDKLDFENKSLIKELHDEKDRHSNTSDQCLALQIQLKNLQDNYERLKYACTVTDTQLTEVETMLEKEQKCNKSQQEKLDQLYAAARKKDELGAQLKKQLAEEQLQKQTAESEIATLRNELQECRSNLEELQRKFTNQQQYTMEQTTSLFVTQEKVDVLQNENQNIQAVNDNHQRELLLLKEENARILSDLFIAKEESQQLQQNLKDVYGQNGDLQNEVQDLKRIQEEKENFYLQRDIKSEATLAQHKKLIDYLQLKVEDLTQKKKKTLADKLFGSNNSSHSSKKENVGPSNIETSILYRTLQEELKREKNKSKSLQEKLDKLQEKQICATMRSPLKSKENQTGNSSHTNSPRKQEGNRISLTTTSSPKKNNIDNNECGTAKHLQSHHRFELALQETNIEGVHCLACQNPIISGAAYWKCRECKNSAHRKCRSDVKQACGDVGAILAAFGSEPAAECLETMALEAAATAPLETDLDAESVGKFSYEGKLDTDDGTSCDDSLTFSNKKYQGTLVFTVPQNRTEHTLEVACAYEMEESKILLLGCNTGLYALHLEQQKLVNIAGVDAVSCIAISQPLAKVIMVGANGESLYQCDLRHLQSRSQASACLRPALEASVLDLPFANRTSSEKWKLVQISQETEQPLDTVAIAATSSRIVILKYDVKQQKFKPVRALDTATPVSSIIYTRHTAIVSSDKFFEIDLSTYGAEEFVDVADQSLSHTQNCQPVVALRISKQEFLLCFMECGVFVDEYGCRSRPYDINWEYTPCGFMYRAPFLYVAHFQSMQIIRLHRSYTNEMLTASATGAQKDLDADVDDTHSGPLLKRSYIPFYMPTLLTESGKLNAFMLAIQKNTGLQDIYHLDALQTFKQQHNESIDTISSIATSVTLDSVAITCTDTATTSE, encoded by the exons atggCACAACTTCGTGATGCTATAAGTGTGAGAACCACACGTTTGAACAATGTTTTACTGg gtGGAGGACGAAGTTATGGAGTTAGTGCTGCCTTGGCGGAAACCATGACTCGCGAGAGTTTATTGGATGCCTTTAGTTTGCTGTATCAGGAATGTGATAAAGATACGCTGCGCAAGCGGGATAAAAATATCGCagaatttgtaaacaaat ATCGTAGCATTATGGAAGAAACCAGCCGTTTGCGTGTAAATGTTGAAGATTTTAGTGTACGCACTTTGATTGGCAAGGGTTACTTTGGAAATGTTCATTTAGTTGTTGAACGACTTACGGGCGATGTTTACGCCATGAAAAAGATAAAGAAGTCAGTGGTTACAACATCGCAAGTAAAGGAAGAAAGAGATATCATGTCCAAAAGATGTTCGGAGTGGATTACAAATTTACAATACGCCTTTCAG GATAATGaacatttgtatttaattatggAATATTTACCTGGTGGTGACTTATTGAGTTTAATGTCCAGACATGGTCCCTTCGATGAGCCTTGGACCCGTTTCTATTTAGCTGAATTGACTTTAGCTATACATGCTCTCCACGAAATGGGTTATGTTCATCGTGATATCAAGCCTGAAAATATTCTTATAGATCGTTTTGGCCATATAAAGCTGGCAGATTTCGGTAATGCAGCCGCCTTAGATCGGGATGGTCATGTATTTAGCTTATCTCCAGTTGGCACTCCGGATTATATTGCGCCTGAGTTATTGCAAACAATTTCAACATATAAATTGACTAAAAATATGCACGAT gtcagtTGCGATTATTGGTCTATGGGTATTATTGGATACGAACTAATTTGTGAAACAACCCCATTTCATGAAGACAACGTTCATGAAACCTATTCCAAAATCCTTAGTCACTGTGAAGAGAGTAGTCTTAAGGAGTTGATTTCATTTCCCACCGACATAAAGATTTCGAATAACTTTAGAAACCTTATCGAATCTTTAGTTACTAATCCCTCGAACCGTTTAAACTATGAAGCTATACGGAAACATCCGTTCTTCAAAAACATAAAGTGGGAGAAATTGCGTTCGGAAGTTCCTCCAATTATACCCAAGTTACAAGGTAACGACGATACCTCTAATTTTGAAGATGTACAGCGTAAGAAAACTAAAGCGGCTGGTCCAAATGCTAAGAAATCGTTAAGTACATTGATGGGTTCAAATGAATTTTGTGGTAAAGATTTACCATTTATTGGCTATAGTTTTGTACATATGGAAAGGAACGAAGTGGAGGCTGGAGCTGTTGAGGATGCCAGATTTACAAAAGTAAATAATAAGCTAAAGGAGCTGCAACAAAAGCACAAAGAGCGTTTGGGGGAAATCACACAATTGAAGCATGAACTTTTGAGGGCCGAACTGACGGCAAAACAATCGAATACTCAATCTCGAATACTGCAAGATGCCAAAGATGAAataactaaaatgaaaaatgtcatTAAAGAAAAGAACATGGAACTGGCAAACTGTCGCACACAAATTAAAACCCTGCAGAGCTCTTTAAAGATCGAACAGGAAATGTGGGAAAAGAAAGAAACCACTATAACAGACCTCTTGCGTATGAATCGTCAAAAGTATGAAGATGCCAAAAACGCCACAGAATCGCGCTATGAAAAACGCATCTCTGAGAAGAAGGCTGAAGTAAATGCCATCAATAAGAAACTCGATGAACGCGATGCGGAACTTTCGGCCAAGGTTGAAGAATGCGCACATTTACAagagaaaatggaaaattataaagaTATGCTGAAACAGCAAAAGGAACAGGCTCAAAGAGATCTGGACGAGTTtgaaaagaacaaaacacacttgGTAGATATCTATGAgcaaaaattaatcgaattgcGTAATAAGCTGCGTTATGAAAAGGATCACAAGTCCCGCTTGACCATGGAATTGAGAGATGTCAGAAGTGAGCTGGACGACAGTATTATTTCTACCAAATCTACGGAGGAGGCTAAACAAGCTACAGCCAAAAATACAGATGAAATCCTTAAACGTTTGAATGATGAAATTAAAGCGAACAACgaattacacaaacaaaatacaGAATATCAGCAAAAATATTCAGATGTGCAGAAACAAGTAGAGACTTTGCAACAGGATGTCAATCGTTTAGAACGAGAATTACAG gttGCCGAATGTAGCAAGAATTTAGCCGAAAGCAATTTGGCAACTCACACTTCCCCATATGAAACAGCACCTGGCTCGTTAACAGACATACGTGTTATGGAAGAGCAATTACGTGCTGATTTGGAGACGGCTAAAGAAAACGAGAATACCCAAAAAGCCAGAGCTGATAAGCTTCAAAATATTGTTGCCAAATTAGAAGAAATGTTAGAGCGTTTCAACGAACATAGTCTATCGCCCTGCAAACCACTACCAGCTCCCCGAAATGGCCATGGTCAAGTGCAGTCTGTGGGGGATATGttggaaaaacaaaatgaaaaacttgaAGATAAACTGGCAGCTGTGCGCGAACAAATGATTGTTGAAAGACAATCGGCACGCTCTGCCAATTTAGCTTTATGGAAGGCTGAAAAGCAATTGGAAGAGGTATTATCTGAAAAGAAAATGACCCAAAGGAGAATGGAGTTAACGGAAGagcgaataaaaaaaatgcaagcgGAAAAAGAAGAGGCATTACGTTATGGTAAACTAACCGAGGAAGCTAAAAAGCAGAAAGAAGAAAGAATCGAAGAGATGAGACAAGAGATTATAGCTTTAAAAGCTGACGTCAATAAAGAGCATCGTATGTGGGAAAGAGCTGAACAGGAGCGTATGAAATGTAAATCTGAG ATTATAGAACACATTTCGAGTTGCAAAAAATTGGAGGATCGATTAACCGAAGCTCGACAAAAACTACAGCAGTGTCAACAAAAGTGTGATAAACTAGACTTTGAAAATAAGTCTCTTATCAAAGAGCTTCATGATGAAAAAGATCGTCATTCAAATACAAGTGATCAGTGTTTAGCACTGCAAATACAGTTGAAAAACCTGCAAGACAACTACGAACGCTTGAAGTACGCTTGCACAGTCACCGATACACAATTAACTGAGGTGGAGACCATGTTGGAAAAGGAGCAAAAATGTAACAAGTCACAACAGGAAAAATTGGATCAGTTGTATGCAGCCGCTCGTAAAAAGGATGAATTGGGGGCTCAATTAAAGAAACAATTAGCTGAAgaacaactacaaaaacaaacagCCGAATCAGAAATTGCTACATTaagaaatgaattgcaagaatgCCGTTCCAATCTAGAGGAATTACAAAGAAAATTCACCAACCAACAACAGTACACAATGGAACAAACTACGAGTTTGTTTGTTACACAAGAAAAAGTAGATGtcttacaaaatgaaaatcaaaatataCAAGCTGTTAATGATAATCATCAGCGCGAGCTGTTGCTATTGAAAGAAGAGAATGCTCGAATACTATCTGATCTCTTCATTGCCAAAGAGGAGtcacaacaattacaacaaaatCTTAAAGATGTTTATGGCCAAAATGGGGACTTGCAAAATGAAGTACAAGATTTGAAGAGAATACAGGAGGAGAAGGAAAATTTCTATTTACAAAGAGACATAAAATCCGAAGCCACCCTAGCTCAGCATAAGAAATTAATAGATTATCTACAACTAAAGGTAGAGGATTTGACACAGAAGAAAAAGAAGACACTAGCGGACAAACTATTTGGAAGTAATAACTCCTCGCATTCtagcaaaaaagaaaatgtcGGACCTTCAAACATTGAAACATCAATTCTATATCGCACTCTACAAGAAGAAttgaaaagagaaaaaaataaatcaaagtcCCTGCAAGAAAAATTGGACAAACTGCAAgagaaacaaatttgtgctactATGAGATCGCCTTTAAAAAGTAAGGAGAATCAGACAGGGAATTCATCACATACAAACTCTCCAAGAAAGCAAGAAGGAAATAGAATTTCTCTTACAACAACTTCATCTCCAAAGAAAAATAACATCGACAACAACGAATGCGGCACTGCGAAACATTTGCAGTCTCATCACCGTTTTGAATTAGCTTTACAAGAAACTAACATCGAAGGAGTTCATTGTTTAGCTTGTCAAAATCCTATTATATCAGGTGCGGCATATTGGAAATGTAGGGAGTGTAAGAACTCGGCGCATCGAAAGTGTCGCAGTGACGTGAAACAGGCTTGTGGTGATGTTGGCGCCATATTGGCAGCATTTGGTTCCGAACCTGCGGCCGAATGTTTGGAAACGATGGCTCTtgaagcagcagcaacagctcCTTTAGAAACCGATCTAGATGCTGAATCAGTAGGGAAGTTTTCATACGAGGGCAAATTAGATACAGACGATGGCACAAGTTGTGATGATTCCTTGACGTTTTCTAACAAAAAGTACCAGGGAACATTAGTATTTACAGTACCACAAAATCGCACGGAACATACTTTAGAGGTGGCTTGTGCTTATGAGATGGAAGAAAGTAAAATTCTTTTGCTCGGCTGCAATACAGGATTATATGCTTTGCATCTTGAGCAGCAAAAATTAGTTAATATTGCTGGTGTGGACGCTGTTAGCTGTATAGCAATTTCTCAGCCTTTGGCAAAGGTTATAATGGTGGGAGCCAATGGGGAATCGTTGTACCAATGTGACCTAAGGCATCTGCAATCCCGCAGTCAAGCAAGTGCTTGCTTAAGACCCGCTTTGGAGGCTTCAGTTTTGGATCTTCCTTTTGCCAATCGTACTTCCTCGGAAAAATGGAAGCTAGTACAAATTTCTCAGGAAACCGAGCAACCTTTGGATACTGTTGCCATTGCCGCCACCTCATCACGCATTGTTATTCTTAAGTATGACGTAAAACAGCAGAAATTCAAACCAGTTCGAGCATTAGATACAGCTACCCCAGTTTCATCTATAATCTACACACGTCATACGGCCATTGTTAGTTCAGataaattctttgaaattgATCTCTCAACCTATGGAGCAGAAGAATTTGTAGACGTTGCAGATCAGTCTCTTTCCCATACACAAAATTGCCAACCTGTTGTAGCGCTTCGCATATCGAAACAAGAATTTCTTTTGTGTTTCATGGAATGTGGCGTATTTGTTGATGAATACGGATGTCGCTCTCGTCCCTACGACATTAATTGGGAATATACGCCCTGCGGTTTTATGTATCGCGCCCCATTTCTATATGTTGCCCATTTTCAATCGATGCAAATAATACGTTTACATCGTTCTTATACCAACGAAATGTTGACCGCATCAGCCACAGGCGCTCAAAAAGATTTAGACGCTGATGTCGACGACACACATAGTGGTCCACTACTAAAACGATCATATATACCGTTCTATATGCCAACACTTCTAACCGAAAGCGGCAAATTAAATGCATTCATGCTGgccatacaaaaaaatactgGACTTCAGGATATATATCACCTTGATGCTCTGCAAACCTTTAAGCAACAGCACAATGAATCGATAGATACTATTTCATCTATTGCAACTTCAGTGACATTGGATTCAGTGGCTATTACGTGTACTGACACCGCTACCACCTCTGAATAA